Proteins encoded by one window of Lathyrus oleraceus cultivar Zhongwan6 chromosome 1, CAAS_Psat_ZW6_1.0, whole genome shotgun sequence:
- the LOC127097111 gene encoding uncharacterized protein LOC127097111 — protein sequence MASDQENSQDANAPDDTSEKEITRGITIMKSIIRDRDKAVTYNVNWNADNQLIGSNAAKLASYIGTLVRMHIPITATRWSNKELGSAKDKIWTEILRSFNIEDTTIRKKYILQLAGKRHRGWRTFLTNKYLKDKEIFFVEYDPEYPVKYAIFITEEEWVAFVAQRRDENFKKVSATNRERASNPTYAYKKGRLGYARLEEKILDETKSDATSLPPHVLWKEARVGKDGTVRDDVQHIYDECETLSQSISTAEDQENRSVLSRALNVPEYPGRVRGKGHGCTPTSLYKNPRRRNPSNQEVMETLQALQAQVLQLQKDNERYRAFHLVSYTYRHRLIA from the exons ATGGCTAGTGATCAAGAAAACTCACAAGATGCAAATGCTCCTGATGATACTTCAGAAAAAGAAATTACACGAGGCATCACTATTATGAAGAGTATCATTCGTGATAGAGATAAAGCAGTAACATATAATGTAAATTGGAATGCTGATAACCAACTAATTGGGTCTAATGCTGCAAAGTTGGCAAGCTACATTGGTACACTTGTTCGTATGCACATTCCAATCACTGCTACAAGATGGAGTAATAAAGAGTTGGGTAGCGCTAAAGATAAGATTTGGACTGAGATACTG AGGTCTTTTAACATTGAAGATACAACTATCCGAAAAAAGTATATActtcaattggccggaaaaagacaCAGAGGGTGGAGAACGTTTTTAACAAACAAGTATCTTAAGGACAAAGAAATTTTTTTTGTTGAATATGATCCGGAATATCCAGTGAAGTATGCGATCTTCATTACAGAAGAAGAATGGGTTGCTTTTGTAGCCCAAAGAAGAGACGAAAATTTCAAGAAAGTGAGTGCCACAAATCGCGAGAGAGCGTCAAATCCCACgtatgcatacaaaaaagggcgtTTGGGATATGCACGCTTAGAGGAAAAAATT TTAGACGAGAcgaaaagtgacgcaacatcaCTTCCGCCACATGTTTTGTGGAAAGAAGCTCGTGTGGGAAAGGATGGAACTGTTAGGGATGACGTTCAACATATTTATGATGAATGT GAGACCCTATCTCAATCGATAAGCACAGCTGAGGACCAGGAGAACAGGAGCGTACTTAGTAGAGcactaaatgttcctgagtatcCCGGTCGGGTGAGGGGTAAAGGGCATGGTTGTACTCCAACTTCCTTGTATAAGAATCCAAGGAGAAGAAATCCTagcaatcaagaagtgatggAGACGTTGCAGGCATTACAAGCGCAAGTTCTTCAATTGCAAAAGGATAATGAGAGATATAG ggcatttcatCTTGTCAGCTATACTTATCGTCACCGACTTATCGCctag